The following proteins are encoded in a genomic region of Acidobacteriota bacterium:
- a CDS encoding NAD(P)/FAD-dependent oxidoreductase: MNGAPKVVIIGGGFGGLWAAKALANKPVEVTLIDRKNHHVFQPLLYQVATAVLSPGEIAQPIRRILAKAKNTEVILGEAVGFDKENNAVILNDGARVGYDYLIIAAGARHAYFGHDDWETAAPGLKTLEDAVEIRRRVLLAFELAERDAYLTGEQRQLNFVVVGGGPTGVELAGAIADIARQALAGDFKAIDTRKTKVVLFEGSDRVLGTFAEELSVSAKRQLEQIGVDVRLNSFVSEIEPGRVKVGEDWIACDVVLWATGVAASPLGKALGVETDKAGRVHVENDLSLKDHPNIFVIGDMASLLQENGEPVPGVSPAAMQMGNATASNILAELNGEPREKFTYWDKGTMATIGRKKAIAEAAGMKFKGFVAWLMWLFLHVFFLIGFRNRVSVMFSWFWAYLTRERSARLITGDADEMKDALRFISGGSKSETSLPKKKNAAALKSGK, encoded by the coding sequence ATGAACGGCGCACCAAAAGTAGTGATCATCGGCGGCGGATTTGGCGGGTTGTGGGCGGCCAAGGCATTGGCGAACAAGCCGGTCGAGGTGACGCTGATCGACCGTAAGAACCATCACGTTTTCCAGCCGCTGCTGTATCAAGTGGCGACCGCAGTGCTGTCGCCCGGTGAGATCGCACAGCCGATCAGACGAATTCTGGCGAAGGCGAAGAACACCGAGGTTATCCTCGGCGAGGCCGTAGGGTTCGATAAAGAGAACAACGCCGTGATCTTAAACGACGGTGCCCGTGTCGGTTACGATTATCTGATCATCGCCGCCGGAGCTCGACACGCATATTTTGGCCACGACGATTGGGAAACGGCGGCACCGGGGCTGAAAACGCTTGAGGACGCGGTCGAGATCCGCCGCCGCGTGCTGCTCGCATTCGAGCTTGCCGAACGCGACGCATATCTCACCGGCGAACAGCGTCAGCTCAATTTCGTCGTCGTCGGCGGCGGTCCGACCGGTGTCGAGCTCGCCGGTGCCATCGCCGACATTGCCCGCCAGGCTCTAGCCGGTGATTTCAAAGCAATTGACACAAGGAAAACGAAGGTCGTACTATTCGAGGGCTCCGACCGCGTCCTCGGCACATTTGCAGAGGAATTATCCGTGAGCGCCAAACGCCAGCTCGAGCAGATCGGCGTCGATGTGCGGCTGAATAGCTTTGTCAGCGAGATCGAGCCCGGCCGCGTAAAGGTCGGCGAGGACTGGATCGCCTGCGACGTCGTCCTGTGGGCAACGGGCGTCGCCGCGTCGCCGCTGGGCAAGGCTCTCGGTGTCGAAACGGACAAAGCCGGACGCGTCCACGTCGAGAACGATCTCTCGCTCAAGGATCATCCGAACATCTTCGTCATCGGCGATATGGCTTCTCTATTACAGGAGAATGGCGAGCCGGTTCCGGGAGTTTCGCCCGCGGCAATGCAGATGGGAAACGCTACGGCGAGCAACATTCTCGCCGAACTCAACGGCGAGCCTCGCGAAAAATTCACCTATTGGGACAAAGGCACAATGGCCACCATCGGCCGAAAAAAGGCAATCGCCGAGGCCGCCGGTATGAAGTTCAAGGGCTTCGTCGCGTGGCTGATGTGGCTTTTCCTGCACGTCTTCTTCCTCATCGGTTTCCGCAACCGCGTCTCGGTGATGTTCTCTTGGTTCTGGGCATACCTGACCCGCGAACGCAGTGCCCGCCTCATCACCGGCGACGCCGACGAGATGAAGGACGCGCTAAGGTTCATCAGCGGCGGATCGAAATCCGAGACATCGCTGCCAAAGAAAAAGAATGCTGCGGCTTTAAAGTCAGGCAAGTAG
- a CDS encoding SDR family oxidoreductase, with the protein MSLNSNSVAVITGAASGIGRALAVKMAEEKIAGLAISDWNEAELAVTAEMVERLGVPVSQHVIDVSKLDQVQRLADEAVAKHGRVTHLVNNAGVGVIGEFEQLSIDDFEWLMGVNFWGVIYGCKVFLPILRQQESGHILNVSSVFGFIAPEEQTAYCSSKFAVRGFTESLRHELAGSNITVSAIHPGGIKTNIARNSRIGEGTPEEWKQQGTKFFDKVARTSPETAAETIVKGMKDRNPRILIGSDAFAISAFSRLFPKRYLRVIERISGHKMSLRKK; encoded by the coding sequence ATGAGTCTAAATAGCAACAGCGTAGCAGTGATCACCGGAGCCGCGTCGGGAATTGGGCGGGCTTTGGCGGTCAAAATGGCTGAGGAAAAGATCGCAGGTCTGGCGATCTCTGACTGGAACGAGGCTGAGCTCGCCGTGACTGCCGAAATGGTAGAGAGACTCGGCGTCCCAGTCTCGCAGCACGTCATCGATGTGTCCAAACTCGATCAGGTTCAGCGGCTCGCGGACGAAGCAGTTGCCAAACACGGCCGCGTCACGCATCTTGTCAACAACGCCGGCGTCGGCGTGATCGGCGAGTTTGAGCAACTCTCGATAGACGACTTCGAATGGCTGATGGGCGTCAATTTCTGGGGCGTCATCTACGGCTGCAAGGTATTTCTGCCGATCCTTCGACAGCAGGAAAGCGGTCATATCCTCAACGTCTCGAGCGTTTTCGGCTTCATCGCACCCGAGGAGCAGACCGCATACTGCTCGTCCAAATTTGCCGTCCGCGGCTTTACGGAAAGCCTGCGGCACGAGCTCGCCGGTTCTAACATCACCGTCTCCGCCATCCATCCCGGCGGCATCAAGACCAACATCGCCCGCAATTCGCGTATCGGCGAGGGCACGCCCGAAGAATGGAAACAGCAGGGCACCAAATTCTTTGACAAGGTCGCCCGCACTTCGCCCGAAACCGCCGCCGAAACGATCGTCAAGGGTATGAAGGACCGCAACCCGCGCATCCTTATCGGCTCTGACGCCTTTGCCATCAGCGCATTTTCACGCCTCTTCCCAAAACGCTACCTCCGAGTGATCGAACGCATCAGCGGTCACAAGATGAGCCTGCGTAAGAAATAA